The sequence CGACGGGGCGGCGGCGTGACAGCCGCCGAGCAGTCCGTCCCCGCCGAGACGGCACCGACCCCGGCGCGCCGGGTGATGTTCGTGCACGCCCACCCGGACGACGAGATCATCGCGACCGGGATCTCCATCGCCCACTACGCGGCCACGCCCGACACCCACGTCACACTGGTCACCTGCACCCTCGGCGAGCTCGGCGAGGTTCTCGTCCCCGAGCTGGAGCACCTGCGCAGCGACCTCGGCGACCAGCTCGGCGGCTACCGGATGTCCGAGCTGGCGGCGGCCTGTGTCGCCCTGGGCCTCGACGACCAGCGCTATCTCGGTGGCCCGGCCCGGTTCCGGGACAGCGGCATGATGGGCACGCCCGGCAACGACGACCCGCGCTGCTTCTGGCAGGCCGACCTCACCGAGGCGACCGCCGAGCTAGTCCGGATCGTCCGTGAGGTCCGGCCACAGGTCCTGGTCAGCTACGACTCCAACGGCGGCTACGGCCACCCGGACCACATCCGCGCGCACCAGATCACGGTCGCGGCGTTCACCGCGGCCGCCGACCCGGACTTCGCTCCCGACGCGGGCGAACCCTGGGCACCGTCGAAGCTGTACGAGACGGCGCTGCCGAAGTCGTTCGTCCAGCGCGCCGTCGAGCGGTTCTCCGACGTCGAGGGAACCCCGTTCCACGGTGCGACCAGCGCCGACGACGTCCCGATGGGCGTGCCGGACGAGGTCATCACTACCCGGATCGAGGCGCCCGAGTACCTGGACGCGAAGCTCGCGGCGCTGCGGGCGCACCGCACCCAGATCGCCGTCGACGGGTTCTTCTTCGCCCTGGCCGACGGGGTCGGCCAGCCGGCGTTCACCGTCGACCACTATGTCCTGACCCGGGGCGAGCCCGTCCCGACGAACGGGCCGGACGGCACCGCGTACGAGACGGACCTGTTCGCCGGCCTCGATCTCTGACGCTACGGCAGCGGCCCGATCGGGTGATCCGGTCGCGGCACCCCGGACCGGTAGCCCCGGGCGCCGGAACCCGGTGCGGCGCCTGAGCTGCCGACCGGCGAGCCGCCGTGCCACGGCGCCTGGCGGGCCGGTCCGGCGGCTGGCTACTGTCGAGGTATGCCTCGCCCCAGCACAGGCCCGCGCTCGCCGGCACCCGGCGGGCCGGACGCGGGCGCCGCCGGCGCGCGACCGGAGGACTCGATCGCGGCCCGGGTGACGGGGCTCGGCTCGACCGACCGGTTGCCGGCAAACCCGCCGCGGCTCTTTCTCGCCGCGGCTTACGCGCTCGGGCTCGTCCTCGGGTTCGTGCTCGGCCTCTACGGCGTCGTCTGGGTGCCGGAGGGGCTGCGGCTGGGGGGCGTCTTCCTGTCCGTCGGGCTGCTGCTCGCGCTGGTCGGCAACACCGCCGTCGCGCTGCTGGTCCGCTGGCTGACCGGGACCCGCCTGGGCGCCCTCGTCGTGCTGATCGGCTGGGCCCCGGTCGTCCTGGCGCTCGGCTCGTCCCGGCCGGAGGGGGACCTGATGCTGCGGGCCACCACCACCGGCTACCTGTTCCTCGCCCTCGGCGCGCTCGCCCCGGTGACGGTGGCCGTCGTCGGGACGGCCAAGCGCGGCCTGACGGCGTTCACGCTGCCGCCGCCCGGGTCGTCCAGGTAGTTCGGGGACGCGCGCCGCTCGGGGCTGACGCCGGGAGCGGGCCGCGGCGGGCCTCAGCTCGACGCTGACGGCACCGAAGCCCTTGTTGGGCACTCGCCCAACAGGACGGCTAGTTGAGCCGGGAGCGGGCCGCGCGGGCGGCGGCACGGGCCGCCGCGGCCGCCGTCGGCTCGGCCGCGTCCACCGCGTCGGCGAAGGTGGCGAGGTCGCGGGCGCCGCCGAGGTAGTCGCCCCGGCGGATACGCAGTTCGCCGCGCTCGCGGCGCAGGCTCGCGGGATGGTGCGGGAGCAGCAGGGACAGCTCGACCGCCCACAGCCTGGTCGACGTCGAGTCCGCCCTGGCGGCCAGGACGCGGATGTTGCCCAGCACCCGGGCGAGCAGGTCCTCCCGGTTCATCGGGGCGAGCTGGGCCCGGCTGAACGGGACACCGGCCGCCCGAACCCGGGCTGCCGCGTCGTGGACCGTGATCCGCCGCCCGCCGGCGAACGGATCCACCAGCACGTTCTCGCGCGGAGTCCCGATCGCCACGACCATGTGGCCCGGTAGCCCGACCGGGTAGGCCGGCACCCCCAACCGGGCGGCCACCTCCAGCCAGATGACCGAGAGCAGGATCGGCAGGCCGTGCCGTCGGCGCAGCACCTCCGGCAGCAGCGACGAGCGCAGGTCGTCGTAGTCGCCCTGCAGGCCCGAGTAGCCGCCGCGCAGCCCGAGCGACTCGTGCAGCGCCTCGGCGGCGTCCAGCGGCTCCGACGTCGCCATCGTGTCCCCGGCCTGGCCGCCGGCCGCGCGGGCCCGGGAGACCTTGGCGGCGAGGACCGGCCGGGCCTCGTCGGTGAGCCGGTCGAGCGCCCCGAGGACGTCGGCGGTCTCGGCCTCCGGGTCGGCCTCGGCGGCGATCAGCTGGCAGGCGAGGGCGAGGTCGATGGGAGTCCTTCTGACGACATCGGTGAAGCGGGCTCGGCTGCGGGCGCTCATCGACGGACCTCCAGACCCCTGTCCTCCGGATCCGGCGGGTCGGGCTCCGGCCGGCGCCGGTCAGGTCGCGGTGGGACGACCTTGGCCGCGACGAGATCGGCCTCCGCGACCCTGGTGACCTCGCCATTCGCGTCGACGACCGTGAGCACCCCGGCTGTCCAGGACTGGAGGGTTCCGATAACGTCCGTCAGCGGCACCGGCCCCGCGATGCGGCGCCGGATCACGACCCGCGCGCCGATGTCGGCCAGAGTGATGCGGACGACATACACGACCAGCGAACGCCCTTGCTGTCGACACGGAACGGTCGAGGTCGATACTAAGGAATCAGTCGCCCGTGAGCCGAGGAGGAACATCCGGTGACCTACGTCATCGCCGAGCCCTGTGTCGATGTTAAGGACAGGGCTTGCATCGAGGAGTGCCCGGTCGACTGCATCTACGAAGGCGGACGGATGCTCTACATCCAGCCTGACGAGTGCGTCGACTGCGGTGCATGTGAGCCGGTCTGCCCGGTTGAGGCCATCTACTACGAAGACGATGTGCCCGAGCAGTGGAAGCCGTACACCGACACGAACGCGAGCTTCTTCGAGGAGCTCGGCTCGCCCGGTGGCGCTTCCAAGGTCGGCGCACTTGACTACGACCCGCCGGCGGTTGCCGCGCTGGCCCCCCAGGGCGAGCACTGAGCGCAGGAGGTAACGAACGGAGGTCCCGTCGTCGGGGTCCCTGCCGGATCGGCGAAGCCGATCTGGGAGGTCCGGAAGCGAGGACGGGGCCGGAGTTCGTTGCCGACGGAGCGAGGGCGCGGCCTTGACCAGCCCCACCGGCGTACCCCGCACGACCCGGGCGGGCGGCCGGGCGAAGGTCCGGCTGCCTGACTTTCCCTGGGACACGCTGGCGCAGTACAAGCAGAAGGCCAGCCAGCACCCGTACGGCCTGGTGGACCTGTCCGTCGGCACTCCGGTAGACCCGGTGCCGGCGGTCATCCAGCGCGCCCTCGCCGCCGCCGCGGACTCTCCCGGCTACCCCCAGGTGTGGGGTACGCCGGAGCTACGGGACGCGGCGGCCGGGTGGATGGCCCGGCGGCTCGGCGTTCGCGTCGACCCGTCGGCCGTGCTGCCCGTGCTCGGGACCAAGGAGCTGGTCGCCCAGCTGCCGACCCAGCTTGGCCTCGGCCCGGGTGACCGGGTCTGGGTGCCGACTCCGGCGTACCCGACGTACGAGGTCGGCGCGCTGCTCGCCCGCTGCGAGCCGGTCTACGGGCCGGCGGACGGCGTGGCGCTGGTGTGGCTGAACTCACCGTCCAACCCGACCGGCCGCTGCATGAGCGTCGAGGAGATGCGGGCGGTCGTCGGGTGGGCCCGGCAGCGAGGCGTGATCGTCGCCAGCGACGAGTGCTACATCGAGCTCGGCTGGGAGAACCGGGCCGTCTCGGTGCTGCACCCGGACGTCTGCGGCGGCTCGCACGAGGGCCTGCTGGCGGTGCACTCGCTGTCTAAGCGGTCGAACCTGGCCGGCTACCGCGCCGGGTTCGTCGCCGGCGACCCGGTGCTGGTCCGGGAGCTGCTCGAGCTGCGCAAGCACTCGGGCTTCATGCTGCCCGGCCCGGTCCAGGCGGCCATGACGGCGGGGCTCGCCGACGACATGCACGTCGCCGACCAGCGGGCCAGGTACGTCAACCGGCGCACCGTGCTCGCCGCGGCGCTCGCCGTCGCCGGGTTCACGATCGAGCACAGCGAGGCCGGCCTGTACCTGTGGGCCACCCGCGGTGAGGACGCGTGGGCGACGGTGGACGCGCTGGCGAGCGTCGGCGTGCTGGTCGCGCCGGGAACGTTCTACGGCGAGGCCGGCCGGCGGCACGTCCGGGTCGCGCTGACGGCGCCGGACGCCCACGTGGCGACGGTGCCCGAACGCATGGCCATGCTGCCGCCACCCCGCTCGGCCGCGCCGGCCACCGGCCCGCGCACCGGCGGGTACGCCTATCCGCCAGCCGGGCAGGCACCGCCGACCGGTCCTGTGCGCATCACCGGCCCGGGAGGCGGCGCACCCGGCGGCCACCAGCCCCCCGCGCCCGGCCGCGGTCCCGCCGGTCAGGGGCAACCCGGGTACGGGCAGTCACGGCCAGGTGCCGGGCCGCCAGGCCCACCGCCCGGCTATGGCCAGGCTGACCACGGTCAGGGTGGTTATGGCCAGCCGGACCATGGTCAGCTCGACCGTAGTCAGGCCGGTTACAGCCAGCCCGACCACGGTCAGGGTGGTTACGGCCAGCGGGCGCCCGGCCAGCCCGACCCCGCCCGTCAGGGCCCGGACCGTCAGGGCCCGGACCGGCAAGGGGTCTTCGACACCTTCGCGGGTCTCGCGGACACCTACGGAGGCCCGGACGAGCAGGACGGTCCAGCCGACCTGAGGTGATCACCCGGCCCAGGGTCAGGAGTACTGGACCTGGGCCGGCCGGGGTCTGGCGCCGGATCTGGCCAGGCTGGCCTCGTCGCGAGACCAGCAAGATCGCTGTTTCCGCCCTCGTATGGCTGTAACCGCAGCGGTTTTGTGACCGCGCGAGGGCCGAAACGGCGATCAAGTCGGCGGGCGGACCTCGCCGGGCCCGGCACTAGGTAGCAATCGCTTGTCTTGGGCAGCGGTCGCCTGGGCCAGCGGTTGTCTTGAGCGCCGTGTCAATTCTGGGCGGTCGCCTCTCCGCGGCCGCCGTTTCCCCTGCGCAATTGGCGATCATCGCGCCCTGGCGCCGGCCCAGTTCTTCATGATCGTCGGTTGGGCAGGGGGAATCGTCGTTCGGTGCCCCGGTTTGTCGCATTTATCTCTGCGCAACTGGCGATCATCGTCGTGATCCACCGCCGGATCGTTCGAAGATCGCCAGATGGGTGGGCGGTTCGGCGGCTCGAACCGTCGCTCGCCTGAAGGACTAACCGTCCATCGCTTGAGCGATCGCCAGGGCGCCCCGGCGCCCGCCGCGTTCCGCGGTGCGGGTGATCTCTGTGTTCCGTGGTGCGGGTGATCTCTGCGGCAGCGAGTGGCTTTGGTTTTCCGGGGTGGGGGCGGGCTCGGCTAGGGTCGGGCTGGTGAGCACTTCATCCTTCGTCTCTCCGCTGGACTCGGGCATCGACGAGCTCTGGGCGCGCCGGGCGGACATCACCCCGGCCGACGCGGACGCCCGCAAGGCCGTCGTCGCGGCCGTGGACGCCATCGACGCCGGCGAGGCTCGGGTCGCGTTCGTCGCCGCCGACGGCTCGGTGGTCGTCGATGAGCGGGCCAAGCACGCGATCCTGCTGTCCTTCAAGGTTCTGCCCATGGGCGAGTCGAACGCCGGCGACTTCCGCTACAACGACCGGATGCCGCTGAAGACCCGGTTCGACGGCGTCCGCGTCGTCCCCGGCGCGATTGTCCGCTGGGGCGCCCATATCGCCCCCGGCGCCGTGCTCATGCCGAGCTACACCAACATCGGCGGCTTCGTCGACTCCGGCTCGATGGTCGACACCTGGGCCACCGTCGGCTCCTGCGCGCAGGTGGGCAAGAACGTGCACCTGTCCGGTGGGGTCGGCCTCGGCGGCGTGCTGGAGCCGCCGAACGCGGTGCCGGTCATCGTCGAGGACGACGCCTTCGTCGGCAGCCGCTCAATGATCATCGATGGTGCCCGGGTGCACCGTGGCGCGAAACTCGGCGCGGGCTCGATCCTCACCGCATCCACTCACGTCTTCGACGCGAACACCGGGGAGGAGTACCCCCGCGGGGAGATCCCCGAGCGAGCCGTCGCCGTCGGCGCGAGCCGGGTCAAGAGCTTCCCCGGGGGAGATTTCGCGATGCCCTGCATGCTCGTGCTGCGCACCCTGGCCGAGGGGCAGATCCACGACAAGCTGGCGCTGAACGACATCCTGCGCGAACACGGCGTCGCCACCTGAGCCGGTGGCCGGGCTCGTAGGGTCTCTGGCATGGGACTTGATGTCGCGGTGCCGGCGGGGGAGCTGACCGGGGCGCTGGTGGACTTCGCGTCGGTGAGCGGTTCCGAGGGGCCGCTCGCCGACGCGGTCGAGGCGGCGCTCGTTGGTCTGCCGGGGCTGACGGTCGACCGGGACGGCGACGCGGTGGTGGCGCGCACGAGCCTCGGGCGCCCCACCCGGGTGGTGCTCGCGGGGCATCTCGACACCGTGCCGATCGCCGACAACGTGCCGTCGCGCCGGGAGGGCGACCGGCTCTACGGGTGCGGCACGTCCGACATGAAGTCCGGCGTCGCCGTCATGCTGCACCTCGCCGCCACCGTGGCGGCGGAGTCCCTGGTGCACGACCTGACCTGGGTGTTCTACGACAACGAGGAGGTCGACGCCTCCCGCAACGGGCTGCGTCGGCTCGCCGAGCGGCACCGGGACTGGCTGGAGGGCGACCTCGCGGTCCTGATGGAGCCCACGGGCGGGGAGATAGAGGCCGGCTGCCAGGGAACGTTGCGGGTGATCGCGACCCTGCCCGGCCGCCGCGCCCACTCGGCCCGTTCCTGGCTCGGGGACAACGCCATCCACCGGGCCGGAGACCTGCTCACCCGGCTCGCGGCCTACCAGCCGCGCACGGTCGAGATCGACGGCTGTGCCTACCGGGAGGGGCTGTCCGCCGTGCGGATCTCGGGTGGTGTCGCCGGCAACGTCATCCCGGACCGGTGCGAGGTGACGATCAACTTCCGGTTCGCCCCGGACCGGGACGTCGCCGGCGCCCTGGCCCACGTCCAGGAGGTGCTCGCGGGCTACGAGCTGGAGCTCACCGACAGCTCGGGCGGCGCCCTGCCGGGCCTGTCGGCCCCGGCCGCGGCGGCGTTCGTCACCGCCACAGGGCGCCAGCCCCGGGCCAAGTACGGCTGGACCGACGTCGCCCGGTTCGCGGCGCTCGGCATCCCGGCGCTCAACTACGGCCCCGGCGACCCGAATCTCGCGCACACCCGCGACGAGTACGTCGAGCTGCCCCTGGTCGAGGAGGCAGAGCGCGTCCTGCGCGCCTACCT is a genomic window of Pseudofrankia inefficax containing:
- a CDS encoding 2,3,4,5-tetrahydropyridine-2,6-dicarboxylate N-succinyltransferase, whose product is MSTSSFVSPLDSGIDELWARRADITPADADARKAVVAAVDAIDAGEARVAFVAADGSVVVDERAKHAILLSFKVLPMGESNAGDFRYNDRMPLKTRFDGVRVVPGAIVRWGAHIAPGAVLMPSYTNIGGFVDSGSMVDTWATVGSCAQVGKNVHLSGGVGLGGVLEPPNAVPVIVEDDAFVGSRSMIIDGARVHRGAKLGAGSILTASTHVFDANTGEEYPRGEIPERAVAVGASRVKSFPGGDFAMPCMLVLRTLAEGQIHDKLALNDILREHGVAT
- the dapC gene encoding succinyldiaminopimelate transaminase; the encoded protein is MTSPTGVPRTTRAGGRAKVRLPDFPWDTLAQYKQKASQHPYGLVDLSVGTPVDPVPAVIQRALAAAADSPGYPQVWGTPELRDAAAGWMARRLGVRVDPSAVLPVLGTKELVAQLPTQLGLGPGDRVWVPTPAYPTYEVGALLARCEPVYGPADGVALVWLNSPSNPTGRCMSVEEMRAVVGWARQRGVIVASDECYIELGWENRAVSVLHPDVCGGSHEGLLAVHSLSKRSNLAGYRAGFVAGDPVLVRELLELRKHSGFMLPGPVQAAMTAGLADDMHVADQRARYVNRRTVLAAALAVAGFTIEHSEAGLYLWATRGEDAWATVDALASVGVLVAPGTFYGEAGRRHVRVALTAPDAHVATVPERMAMLPPPRSAAPATGPRTGGYAYPPAGQAPPTGPVRITGPGGGAPGGHQPPAPGRGPAGQGQPGYGQSRPGAGPPGPPPGYGQADHGQGGYGQPDHGQLDRSQAGYSQPDHGQGGYGQRAPGQPDPARQGPDRQGPDRQGVFDTFAGLADTYGGPDEQDGPADLR
- the mshB gene encoding N-acetyl-1-D-myo-inositol-2-amino-2-deoxy-alpha-D-glucopyranoside deacetylase, which produces MFVHAHPDDEIIATGISIAHYAATPDTHVTLVTCTLGELGEVLVPELEHLRSDLGDQLGGYRMSELAAACVALGLDDQRYLGGPARFRDSGMMGTPGNDDPRCFWQADLTEATAELVRIVREVRPQVLVSYDSNGGYGHPDHIRAHQITVAAFTAAADPDFAPDAGEPWAPSKLYETALPKSFVQRAVERFSDVEGTPFHGATSADDVPMGVPDEVITTRIEAPEYLDAKLAALRAHRTQIAVDGFFFALADGVGQPAFTVDHYVLTRGEPVPTNGPDGTAYETDLFAGLDL
- the fdxA gene encoding ferredoxin gives rise to the protein MTYVIAEPCVDVKDRACIEECPVDCIYEGGRMLYIQPDECVDCGACEPVCPVEAIYYEDDVPEQWKPYTDTNASFFEELGSPGGASKVGALDYDPPAVAALAPQGEH
- a CDS encoding DUF6113 family protein, producing MPRPSTGPRSPAPGGPDAGAAGARPEDSIAARVTGLGSTDRLPANPPRLFLAAAYALGLVLGFVLGLYGVVWVPEGLRLGGVFLSVGLLLALVGNTAVALLVRWLTGTRLGALVVLIGWAPVVLALGSSRPEGDLMLRATTTGYLFLALGALAPVTVAVVGTAKRGLTAFTLPPPGSSR
- the dapE gene encoding succinyl-diaminopimelate desuccinylase, yielding MGLDVAVPAGELTGALVDFASVSGSEGPLADAVEAALVGLPGLTVDRDGDAVVARTSLGRPTRVVLAGHLDTVPIADNVPSRREGDRLYGCGTSDMKSGVAVMLHLAATVAAESLVHDLTWVFYDNEEVDASRNGLRRLAERHRDWLEGDLAVLMEPTGGEIEAGCQGTLRVIATLPGRRAHSARSWLGDNAIHRAGDLLTRLAAYQPRTVEIDGCAYREGLSAVRISGGVAGNVIPDRCEVTINFRFAPDRDVAGALAHVQEVLAGYELELTDSSGGALPGLSAPAAAAFVTATGRQPRAKYGWTDVARFAALGIPALNYGPGDPNLAHTRDEYVELPLVEEAERVLRAYLTTRS
- a CDS encoding transglutaminase-like domain-containing protein, which encodes MSARSRARFTDVVRRTPIDLALACQLIAAEADPEAETADVLGALDRLTDEARPVLAAKVSRARAAGGQAGDTMATSEPLDAAEALHESLGLRGGYSGLQGDYDDLRSSLLPEVLRRRHGLPILLSVIWLEVAARLGVPAYPVGLPGHMVVAIGTPRENVLVDPFAGGRRITVHDAAARVRAAGVPFSRAQLAPMNREDLLARVLGNIRVLAARADSTSTRLWAVELSLLLPHHPASLRRERGELRIRRGDYLGGARDLATFADAVDAAEPTAAAAARAAARAARSRLN
- a CDS encoding putative acetyltransferase is translated as MFLLGSRATDSLVSTSTVPCRQQGRSLVVYVVRITLADIGARVVIRRRIAGPVPLTDVIGTLQSWTAGVLTVVDANGEVTRVAEADLVAAKVVPPRPDRRRPEPDPPDPEDRGLEVRR